CAGGAAGTGTGAGGAGCCCATCACACACTGGCTGAAATCTGGAGGCGGGgtcgacggcggcggcggcggagagaGCTGCCGGCCCGGCGAGCTGTGAGGCGTGACCGTCTTCCCTTTGGAGAAGAACTGCCTGCAATGAAGAGTTTGATTATGCTGTTGTGTAGTATTATGGTATAGGTTTAAAGTATTTAGATATCTCCATGTACTCAGATAGGGCAGAttgggggatgggggggggggggggggtctggtggATGTGAGCCTGTTTCACTGGGAAATACAGCACTTGCAATGCAAATGTTTAATGCTTGACTCTTATTATTGATCAGACTTTATTACTCTGTGTGAAGGATGATTTGTGTATCTCGAATTGTGGCTAGCTAGACTAATATATACTATGCTATAGTACACCATGTACAAATGCAGTTAAACTGCCATTTTGCCAAGGGTCTGTGCAATACTGGGATTAGATTTGATTTCAGATTAAGAATTGTGTAATTTTATTATACGTTCTGTGAGTTGTCAaggctgtgttttttatttttttttatcttatgtgCATTCTATTATGCCATATATGATTACCATTTCATTTTTGCATGGGGACAATAAAGCAATCGAGTTTCATAAGCATTCTTTCACATCTACTTTTAAAGGACTAACTTGAAGCGCTTATCGGTCGCCCCCCCAGCATCCTTCATTCCTATTTTAAATGGATTGATTCCAGTTATTGTGCATTGATTTGACTTCATCTTTGAGAGGACCTTTTATTAACATTTCCCTAATAATTTTTGAGACCTTTAAGAGAGGCGAATTGCAATCACATGCTTCGTTGTGGCAAAACTAAAATCTCTAAGGCAAGTGAATATTGACAATGCAAGCTTTGTCAATAACTGCTTTACAAAGAGGACTTCTCAACAAGCTTTAGGGTCTTGCACACTAAACCGTCCTCTAACCAGGGGGACAATGACGTGCATCCACACTGAAAGGTAAAGCGCAGATGGACCTTCCAAGTCTCTGTAAACATGATCGATTTTCTGCTCTTGGCTCTTTTCTAATTGAAAGGAAGGTTTCTGCAAAACAGAAGTAGCCCACCAGCAGTCAATTTAACGAAAACAACTTCTCCAGGCCTCAGAGAACACgcaaggcacacacacacaaagagaacaCAAAAGGCATTGTGAGCCCAATACGCAAAGACGGCGTTCCTACCTGCAACAGTGTCTCCATGCCAGGTGATGCAGTTCCAGCATGCTGAGGACCAGAGACACGGCTGACACGGCCAACATGAACACGATGAAGACGTTTTTCTCCGTCGGCCTGGAGACATAGCAGTTGACTGGATGTGGACACGGCCAGGCCTGAGGGAGCGGGATGGAGGCAGGTATGGATTTAAATATGGTAAACACTTCTGATGCTTTGAACGAGTTCAGAAAgatttcaatttgtttttacCTTGCAAACATACAGAGGATTAAGGAAGATCCCATACAGGAAGTACTGGAGACACAGAAACACCACCTGTATACGGACGTCCAATCACAGCAGTTGCATTCATTTACTGTGAGTCTTACATACCGAAGGAGGAAATACTCTGACGCAAGCAGCTTAAAGGTGTGTTACGTTTGTGTCGGCCATTCATTTGGAGTCACCTGTTGTTACCTGGTCAATATAATTCCAGTATTTATTCCAGTTCTAATTTGGAATTCAACATTTCCTGATTGTCACGTCTCGCTTATAAGATGCGTGATCAGAAGTACTAAAGAGAAGTATAAGTATGTATGTAAGTATGTAGTGAAGTAGTAGCATGTACCTCCATGATGCTTCGTATCACTATACTCAGCATGTAGGTCTGCAGCAGCGCTCCCCTCAAATGGATTCGACCTGTAGAAAGACCTTCCCTTTTTTCCTTCTGTCCATCCCTCCCCCCTTTGCCTCCTTCCTCTTGGCCATTTCCTCCACCCGGGTCTTCCtctcccccgtcctcctctcctccttcctcctccctactcctcctcttctcctctctgcggACAGTGTGCATGGCGTGGCCCACGTAGATCAGACTGGGCgtggacacaaacacaatctggAGCACCTGGGAGAAGATCCGGACGATTTACAGCTAAAAAGGCTAAAGTCACACTTTATCATTGGTGAAGGCAAGACTTCTAAAATACCTTTATTTGATTTAACAGAGAAAGTAAtcaaacatgacatttaggtTCAAATATACTCCGCGTTGCTTCTGCAAATTCGTTTAGCTTCAAGAATGTTCTTCTCTGTGTCCAAAGTGCGGCTTTCAGTTATCAATGTGCATTTCCCACTCCTTCTTGTTTGGTCTTCCTTCAATTAGAGCAGGATTAATCATTCATTGCAGACACATTAGAATGACTAATGCTAGACCATATCTCATCTGCTGATGGTTtagcatgtggggggggggggggggcaacggtcAGGGCTTCAGGGCTTC
Above is a window of Brachionichthys hirsutus isolate HB-005 chromosome 7, CSIRO-AGI_Bhir_v1, whole genome shotgun sequence DNA encoding:
- the LOC137895454 gene encoding gap junction alpha-5 protein-like produces the protein MADWSLLGNFLEEVQEHSTSVGKVWLTILFIFRILVLGTAAESSWGDEQEDFDCDTEQPGCENVCYDQAFPIAHIRYWVLQIVFVSTPSLIYVGHAMHTVRREEKRRSREEEGGEEDGGEEDPGGGNGQEEGGKGGRDGQKEKREGLSTGRIHLRGALLQTYMLSIVIRSIMEVVFLCLQYFLYGIFLNPLYVCKAWPCPHPVNCYVSRPTEKNVFIVFMLAVSAVSLVLSMLELHHLAWRHCCRQFFSKGKTVTPHSSPGRQLSPPPPPSTPPPDFSQCVMGSSHFLALPFPNHRLANQQNSENMATEKHKMAAAVEEEALLRIHRYLPESGWEETTSKQIQDGGYLTTNANCYSPGCHQIQNGGSDRLLLCQKDKRRFSRTSGTSSRTREDDLSV